Proteins encoded in a region of the Salipiger sp. CCB-MM3 genome:
- a CDS encoding NAD-dependent epimerase/dehydratase family protein produces MRILVTGGAGFIGSHLTERLIAEGHDVSILDDLSTGMIENLDAVIADPRVRFVEGSVLDKPLVEQLVCEADLVFHLAAAVGVKVIMEQPSRSMMTNINGTENVLTAALIDKTPVFIASTSEVYGKAAKIPFHEDDDLTIGATRNLRWSYACAKTLDEFLALAYAREADLPVVVLRFFNTTGPRQTGRYGMVLPNFVQAALEGAPLLIHGDGQQSRCFGHALDVVEALVRLMNTPDAIGQVFNIGNDREITIEALAKQVIEATGSSSEIRFIPYEEVYPHGFEDMMRRVPDVQRLKSVTGFRPERSLATIIEDIIAEKRSNSAKTGPSQIGADITATGRT; encoded by the coding sequence ATGCGCATTTTGGTGACCGGTGGGGCTGGCTTTATCGGGTCCCACCTTACGGAGCGGCTGATTGCCGAGGGGCATGACGTCAGTATCCTTGACGACCTTTCCACCGGGATGATCGAGAATCTGGACGCTGTGATCGCCGACCCGCGGGTCCGCTTTGTCGAAGGCAGCGTTCTGGACAAACCTCTGGTCGAACAGCTTGTCTGCGAAGCCGATCTGGTCTTTCACCTCGCCGCCGCCGTCGGCGTCAAGGTGATCATGGAGCAGCCCAGCCGGTCCATGATGACCAATATCAACGGCACCGAAAACGTGCTGACGGCGGCGCTGATCGACAAGACACCCGTGTTCATCGCCTCTACCTCCGAGGTCTATGGCAAGGCCGCCAAGATCCCCTTCCATGAAGACGATGACCTGACCATCGGTGCCACGCGCAATCTGCGCTGGTCCTACGCCTGCGCGAAAACGCTCGATGAATTTCTCGCGCTTGCCTACGCCCGCGAGGCGGACCTGCCGGTCGTCGTGCTGCGCTTTTTCAACACCACCGGTCCGCGGCAGACCGGCCGCTATGGGATGGTGCTGCCGAATTTCGTGCAGGCTGCGCTGGAAGGCGCGCCCTTGCTGATCCACGGCGACGGCCAGCAGTCGCGCTGTTTTGGCCATGCGCTCGATGTGGTCGAGGCGCTGGTGCGGCTGATGAACACCCCCGACGCGATTGGTCAGGTCTTCAACATCGGCAATGACCGCGAGATCACCATCGAGGCTTTGGCCAAACAGGTGATCGAGGCGACCGGCTCCTCCTCGGAGATCCGCTTTATCCCCTATGAGGAGGTCTATCCTCATGGCTTTGAGGACATGATGCGGCGGGTGCCAGATGTGCAGCGGCTGAAGTCCGTCACCGGCTTCCGGCCCGAGCGGTCTCTGGCGACCATCATCGAGGACATCATCGCCGAAAAGCGCTCCAACAGCGCAAAGACCGGCCCTTCGCAGATCGGTGCCGACATCACCGCGACTGGCCGCACATGA
- a CDS encoding sulfotransferase, which yields MSGGGRLPDFLIIGAARSGTTALYSQMRQAPDIFMPALKEPNFFSYEGEALTCQGPGAEYINSSITEVDAYRALFAKAPGGAICGEASPLYLYAPRAPERILHHVPKVRMIVVLRNPIEQAFSHFLYATRHRIESETDFLRVLDQEEARLRAGWQPLFGYSSFPRYGEQLARYFRLFPRESFLIRRYEAFRNTPDAVLRDALAFVGANPDFQPVQTEGVNAGGTPRNRAFQDFLMRPNPITGAIGLVVPRETRWKIRDWLAGFNTRRGLEMPDAARAILIERLRDDIGRLSDILGEDFSDWLM from the coding sequence ATGTCAGGCGGCGGAAGGCTTCCCGATTTCCTCATCATCGGCGCAGCGCGCTCTGGCACAACCGCGCTCTATTCCCAGATGCGGCAGGCCCCGGACATCTTCATGCCTGCGCTGAAGGAGCCTAATTTCTTCTCTTACGAGGGCGAGGCGCTGACCTGCCAAGGGCCCGGCGCGGAGTATATCAACAGCTCGATCACCGAGGTGGACGCTTACAGGGCGCTCTTTGCCAAGGCGCCGGGCGGGGCGATCTGCGGCGAGGCGTCGCCGCTGTATCTTTATGCACCGCGCGCGCCCGAGCGCATCCTTCACCATGTGCCCAAGGTTCGCATGATCGTCGTGCTGCGCAATCCCATCGAGCAGGCCTTTTCGCATTTTCTCTACGCCACGCGCCACCGGATAGAGAGCGAGACCGATTTTCTTCGCGTGCTCGATCAGGAGGAGGCGCGTCTGCGCGCTGGCTGGCAGCCGCTCTTCGGCTATTCCTCCTTCCCGCGCTATGGTGAGCAATTGGCTAGATATTTCAGGCTTTTCCCGCGAGAGAGCTTCCTGATCCGAAGGTATGAAGCCTTTCGCAACACGCCCGATGCGGTTCTGCGCGATGCGCTGGCATTTGTCGGAGCCAATCCCGATTTTCAGCCGGTCCAGACCGAAGGGGTCAATGCTGGCGGCACGCCGCGCAATAGGGCGTTTCAGGATTTTCTCATGCGACCGAACCCGATCACCGGCGCGATCGGCCTGGTGGTGCCGCGCGAGACGCGCTGGAAAATCCGCGATTGGCTGGCCGGGTTCAACACGCGCCGCGGCCTTGAGATGCCGGACGCGGCGCGCGCGATCCTGATCGAAAGGCTGCGCGACGACATAGGACGCTTGTCAGATATCCTTGGGGAAGATTTCAGCGACTGGCTCATGTGA
- a CDS encoding thiamine pyrophosphate-requiring protein: MKDKATVTAGGAIFPRLKALGVDYVFANSGTDFPPIIEGLAQAAAEGIDLPKALVMPHEHAAMGMAHGYTLMTGKAQAVMLHTNVGLANGAIGAINAACEHIPMILMSGRTPVTEQGRFGARTVPIGWGQEMRDQAALVREASKWEYELKFPEQVTGLLDRAHAIASSTPKGPVYLSIPREVLCEQVSTEGLEAPASMAPAQAAPDPEAIATLAHWLAEAEHPMVIAQRGAGDGESFAAFADWAEAWGIAVCSWWATHLAIATDHPCHVGADPGPWLEQADVVLILDCLAPWMPDAHAPKPGAKVINMGPDPIFSRFPVRNFRSDLSITGENARSIPALIAAMEGLAKGDHIAPRRARLAETTARARQAQTEAAQPKAGILTKPAVSRILGEALDAQEGPSTVFSELGTMLGPLPRRAHRSWFQEPHSGGLGWSFPAALGAQLAEPDRLCVATLGDGSYMFANPVACHQIAEALSLPILIVILNNAEWGAVRASVTGLYPEGAASRANQMPLTGLAPAPDFCKVAEASNAWARAVETPDDLRPALDAALQVIRDERRCALLNVRIAG, encoded by the coding sequence ATGAAAGACAAAGCAACCGTCACCGCCGGGGGCGCGATCTTCCCCCGGCTGAAGGCGCTCGGCGTGGACTATGTCTTTGCCAATTCCGGCACCGACTTTCCGCCGATCATCGAGGGGCTGGCGCAGGCCGCCGCCGAGGGCATCGATCTGCCAAAAGCGCTGGTCATGCCGCATGAGCACGCGGCCATGGGCATGGCGCATGGCTACACGCTGATGACCGGCAAGGCGCAGGCGGTGATGCTGCACACCAATGTGGGGCTCGCCAATGGCGCCATCGGCGCGATCAACGCCGCCTGCGAGCATATCCCGATGATACTCATGTCGGGCCGCACCCCGGTCACCGAGCAAGGCCGCTTCGGCGCCCGCACCGTGCCGATCGGCTGGGGGCAGGAGATGCGCGATCAGGCCGCCTTGGTGCGCGAGGCGAGCAAATGGGAGTATGAGCTGAAATTCCCCGAGCAGGTGACGGGCCTGCTCGACCGCGCCCATGCCATCGCCAGTTCCACCCCCAAGGGCCCGGTGTACCTGTCGATCCCGCGCGAGGTGCTCTGCGAGCAGGTGTCCACCGAGGGGCTCGAGGCCCCCGCCTCCATGGCGCCCGCGCAGGCCGCGCCGGACCCCGAGGCGATCGCCACGCTGGCGCATTGGCTGGCCGAGGCCGAGCACCCAATGGTCATCGCGCAGCGCGGCGCGGGCGATGGCGAGAGCTTCGCCGCCTTCGCCGACTGGGCCGAGGCGTGGGGGATTGCCGTCTGCTCGTGGTGGGCGACGCATCTGGCGATCGCCACCGACCACCCCTGCCACGTGGGCGCCGACCCCGGCCCGTGGCTGGAGCAAGCCGATGTGGTGCTGATCCTTGACTGCCTCGCGCCGTGGATGCCCGACGCCCATGCGCCAAAGCCCGGCGCGAAGGTGATCAATATGGGCCCCGACCCGATCTTCTCGCGCTTCCCGGTGCGCAACTTCCGCTCGGACCTGTCGATCACCGGCGAGAACGCCCGCAGCATCCCGGCGCTGATCGCCGCCATGGAGGGGCTGGCCAAGGGCGATCACATCGCCCCCCGCCGCGCCCGGCTGGCCGAGACCACCGCCCGCGCCCGGCAGGCGCAAACCGAGGCGGCGCAGCCCAAGGCAGGGATCCTCACCAAACCCGCGGTCAGCCGTATCCTCGGCGAGGCGCTCGACGCGCAGGAGGGGCCCAGCACGGTGTTCTCGGAGCTTGGCACGATGCTGGGCCCGCTGCCCCGCCGCGCCCACCGTTCGTGGTTTCAGGAGCCGCATTCGGGCGGCCTCGGCTGGTCCTTCCCCGCGGCGCTCGGCGCGCAATTGGCCGAGCCTGACCGGCTTTGCGTCGCCACGCTCGGCGATGGCAGCTATATGTTCGCCAACCCCGTGGCCTGCCATCAGATCGCCGAGGCGCTTTCGCTGCCGATCCTGATCGTGATCCTCAACAACGCCGAATGGGGCGCGGTGCGCGCCTCGGTCACCGGGCTCTACCCCGAGGGTGCCGCGAGCCGCGCCAACCAGATGCCGCTCACCGGCCTCGCGCCCGCGCCCGACTTCTGCAAGGTGGCCGAAGCGAGCAACGCCTGGGCCCGCGCGGTCGAGACGCCGGACGATCTGCGCCCGGCCCTCGACGCTGCGCTGCAGGTCATCCGCGACGAGCGGCGCTGCGCCCTGCTGAACGTGCGCATCGCAGGCTGA
- a CDS encoding TRAP transporter large permease, with translation MSDPITLGILSLVILVVLIAIRIPIAYGMILVGGVGIALVNGPMLLMSQLKTLAYGQFSIYDLSVVPMFVLMGELATVAGLSQALFRGANAWLGWMRGGTAMAAIAGCAGFGAVCGSSLATASTMGKVALPELKRYNYAGSLATGSLAAGGVLGILIPPSVVLIVYAVIVEANIVTMFAAAMLPGILAVIFFILTIALYVMIRPEAGPPGGASNRSEFISATLGLLPVMVIFGLVLGGIYAGFFNPTPAAAVGVFLVWVYGMAKRRLSLAQMVIALKSTARTSGMIYVILLGAELMKIFMSRIGLPQQAALWIAESGMAPMTVMVLILVALILLGCLMDSMSMILLVIPFFWPMLVEINGGLYATADGAGFGMSTEDLKVWFGILALIVAELGLITPPVGMNVFIISALAKDTPMIETFKGVAPFFCAELVRVALLLAFPALALWLPSLLGG, from the coding sequence ATGAGCGATCCCATCACCCTTGGCATCCTGTCGCTGGTCATCCTTGTGGTGCTCATCGCCATCCGCATTCCCATCGCCTACGGCATGATCCTTGTCGGCGGCGTCGGCATCGCGCTGGTCAACGGGCCGATGCTGCTGATGAGCCAACTGAAGACCCTCGCCTACGGGCAGTTCTCGATCTACGACCTGTCGGTCGTGCCGATGTTCGTGCTGATGGGAGAGCTGGCCACCGTCGCGGGGCTCTCGCAGGCGCTCTTTCGCGGCGCCAACGCATGGCTCGGCTGGATGCGCGGCGGCACCGCCATGGCCGCCATCGCGGGCTGTGCCGGTTTTGGCGCGGTCTGCGGCTCGTCGCTGGCCACCGCCTCGACCATGGGCAAGGTCGCCCTGCCCGAGCTCAAACGCTACAATTACGCCGGATCGCTGGCCACCGGCTCGCTCGCCGCGGGCGGCGTGCTGGGCATCCTGATCCCGCCCTCGGTGGTGCTGATCGTCTATGCGGTGATCGTCGAGGCCAATATCGTCACCATGTTCGCCGCGGCCATGCTGCCCGGCATCCTAGCGGTGATCTTCTTCATCCTGACCATCGCGCTCTACGTCATGATCCGCCCCGAGGCAGGCCCGCCGGGCGGCGCCTCGAACCGCTCCGAGTTCATCTCGGCGACGCTGGGCCTTCTGCCGGTCATGGTGATCTTTGGGCTGGTGCTGGGCGGCATCTATGCGGGGTTCTTCAACCCCACCCCGGCGGCGGCGGTGGGCGTGTTCCTCGTCTGGGTCTACGGCATGGCCAAGCGCCGCCTGTCCCTGGCGCAGATGGTCATCGCGCTGAAATCCACCGCCCGCACCTCGGGGATGATCTATGTGATCCTGCTCGGTGCCGAGCTGATGAAGATCTTCATGTCGCGCATCGGTCTGCCGCAGCAGGCCGCCCTATGGATCGCCGAAAGCGGCATGGCGCCGATGACGGTGATGGTGCTGATCCTCGTGGCGCTGATCCTGCTGGGCTGCCTGATGGACAGCATGTCGATGATCCTGCTGGTGATCCCCTTCTTCTGGCCCATGCTGGTGGAGATCAACGGCGGGCTTTACGCCACCGCCGATGGCGCGGGCTTCGGCATGAGCACCGAAGACCTCAAGGTCTGGTTCGGCATCCTCGCGCTCATCGTCGCGGAACTGGGGCTGATCACCCCGCCGGTGGGGATGAACGTGTTCATCATCTCGGCGCTGGCCAAGGACACGCCGATGATCGAAACCTTCAAGGGCGTCGCGCCCTTCTTCTGCGCCGAGCTCGTGCGGGTGGCGCTGCTTCTGGCCTTCCCCGCTCTGGCGCTCTGGCTGCCATCGCTGCTGGGAGGCTGA
- a CDS encoding TRAP transporter small permease produces MFAAEVEGRSGISAAVARLVTLWALLGGALLLVIVLINIASVVGAVVAKPFPGDFELTEMGVAVAVFAFLPYCQLTDANVTADIFTANAPGPVLAVLRALASLIAFGFACILVWRMYLGMLDQKAYNYTTTILQLPIWWAFVPILVSLVLLIAAAALTFKESLSEVRP; encoded by the coding sequence ATGTTCGCCGCAGAAGTCGAAGGCCGCAGCGGGATCTCCGCTGCGGTCGCACGTCTCGTCACCCTGTGGGCGCTGCTGGGCGGCGCGCTCTTGCTGGTGATCGTGCTGATCAACATCGCTTCGGTGGTCGGTGCCGTGGTGGCCAAACCCTTCCCCGGCGATTTCGAACTGACCGAAATGGGCGTGGCCGTCGCGGTCTTTGCCTTTCTGCCCTACTGCCAATTGACGGACGCCAATGTGACCGCCGACATTTTCACCGCGAACGCCCCCGGCCCCGTGCTGGCGGTGCTGCGCGCCCTCGCCTCGCTGATCGCCTTCGGCTTCGCCTGCATCCTGGTGTGGCGCATGTACCTCGGGATGCTCGACCAGAAGGCCTATAATTACACGACGACGATCCTGCAGCTGCCGATCTGGTGGGCCTTCGTGCCGATCCTCGTCTCGCTGGTGCTGCTGATCGCCGCCGCCGCTCTGACCTTCAAGGAAAGCCTGTCGGAGGTGCGGCCATGA
- a CDS encoding TRAP transporter substrate-binding protein: MKLRLAKTAVAALALSAAASGAWAQEHVFKLHHFLGAKAPVQTEMLEPWAKAVEENSGGKVKIEIYPSMTLGGRPPELINQVRDGVVDLIWTVNGYTPGLFPRTEVMELPFVYKNDPVAANLALYDMYDEYLKDDFKGVEPMFLHVHAGQAIQTVDTEVHMPSDLEGLKLRIPTRTGAWVIEALGASPVSMPVPDLPQALSKKVVDGAFIPWEIIPALKIQDQTQYQIEGADKTRFGTTTFQVSMNKARWDSLPEDVQKAFRDASDRDWVAKVGQIWRDIDERGIKVATDAGNTHVTLTEEETAAFQTALEPVVDHWIEDVSAKGIDGKAMVEKARALIEENADAGMSN, from the coding sequence ATGAAACTGAGACTGGCAAAAACCGCTGTCGCGGCCCTCGCCCTCAGCGCCGCCGCAAGCGGCGCATGGGCGCAGGAGCATGTCTTCAAGCTGCACCATTTCCTTGGCGCAAAGGCCCCGGTGCAGACCGAGATGCTGGAACCTTGGGCCAAGGCCGTGGAGGAGAACTCCGGCGGCAAGGTGAAGATCGAGATCTACCCCTCGATGACCCTCGGCGGGCGTCCGCCCGAACTGATCAACCAAGTGCGCGACGGTGTCGTCGACCTGATCTGGACGGTGAACGGCTATACGCCGGGTCTCTTCCCGCGCACCGAGGTGATGGAACTGCCCTTCGTCTACAAGAACGATCCGGTGGCCGCGAACCTCGCGCTTTACGATATGTACGACGAGTACCTGAAGGACGACTTCAAGGGCGTCGAGCCGATGTTCCTGCATGTCCACGCCGGTCAGGCGATCCAGACGGTGGACACCGAGGTGCACATGCCCTCCGATCTGGAAGGGCTGAAGCTGCGCATCCCCACCCGCACCGGGGCATGGGTGATCGAGGCGCTTGGCGCGTCGCCGGTCTCGATGCCGGTGCCGGATCTGCCGCAGGCACTTTCTAAGAAGGTGGTCGATGGCGCTTTCATCCCGTGGGAGATCATCCCGGCGCTGAAGATTCAGGACCAGACCCAGTATCAGATCGAAGGGGCCGACAAGACTCGCTTTGGCACCACCACCTTCCAGGTCTCGATGAACAAGGCGCGCTGGGACAGCCTGCCTGAAGATGTGCAGAAAGCCTTCCGCGACGCCTCGGATCGTGACTGGGTGGCAAAGGTCGGCCAGATCTGGCGCGACATCGACGAGCGCGGCATCAAGGTCGCGACCGACGCGGGCAACACCCATGTCACGCTGACCGAAGAAGAAACCGCGGCCTTCCAGACCGCGCTCGAGCCGGTGGTCGACCATTGGATCGAAGATGTCTCCGCCAAGGGCATCGACGGCAAGGCGATGGTCGAGAAAGCGCGCGCGCTGATCGAGGAAAACGCCGACGCGGGCATGAGCAACTGA
- a CDS encoding aldehyde dehydrogenase, giving the protein MDSLNLFIDGEHVPAEEERQFERANPVTGELATRAAAASKADAIRAVDAAAAAFPEWAAVPPGQRRKLLIKASEALAARGDDIVAAMKSEIGATEAWARFNVMLAADMLLEAASLTTQIKGEIVPSNRPGSTAYAVRQPAGVVLAMAPWNAPVILGVRSIATPLACGNTVVMKTSELCPRTHALILEAVSEAGLPKGVVNAISNAPEDAPDLVETLIAHPAVRRVNFTGSTRVGRIVAELSARHLKPSLLELGGKAPFIVLDDADIPAAVAAAGFGAYMNQGQICMSTERIIVMDEIADAFVSAFAEKVESLTAGDPREGKAPLGSLVNMGAADRIRDLIEDAVQKGARLIGGGGSRTILNAAALDGVTPQMRLYTEESFGPVASIIRVGSVDEAVRVANESEFGLSAAVFGRDQARAMAVARRIESGICHVNGPTVHDEAQMPFGGVKDSGYGRFGGTWGVAEFTELRWLTTQDGDLHYPI; this is encoded by the coding sequence ATGGACAGCCTCAACCTGTTTATCGACGGCGAACATGTGCCCGCCGAGGAAGAGCGCCAGTTCGAGCGCGCCAACCCGGTGACGGGCGAGCTGGCCACCCGCGCCGCAGCGGCCAGCAAGGCCGACGCGATCCGCGCCGTGGATGCCGCCGCCGCGGCCTTTCCCGAATGGGCCGCCGTACCGCCGGGCCAGCGCCGCAAGCTGCTGATCAAGGCCTCGGAAGCGCTGGCGGCGCGCGGTGACGACATCGTGGCCGCAATGAAATCCGAGATCGGCGCAACCGAGGCATGGGCCCGGTTCAACGTCATGCTCGCCGCCGACATGCTGCTCGAAGCGGCCAGCCTGACCACCCAGATCAAAGGCGAGATCGTCCCCTCGAACCGCCCCGGCTCCACCGCTTACGCGGTGCGCCAGCCGGCGGGCGTGGTCTTGGCCATGGCGCCGTGGAACGCGCCGGTGATCCTTGGCGTGCGCTCGATCGCAACGCCGCTCGCCTGCGGCAACACCGTGGTGATGAAAACCTCGGAGCTGTGCCCGCGCACCCATGCGCTGATCCTCGAGGCAGTCTCGGAGGCGGGCCTGCCCAAGGGCGTGGTCAACGCCATCTCGAACGCGCCCGAAGATGCGCCGGATCTGGTCGAGACGCTGATCGCCCATCCCGCCGTGCGCCGGGTGAACTTCACCGGCTCGACCCGCGTGGGCCGGATCGTCGCCGAGCTTTCGGCACGGCACCTCAAACCCTCGTTGCTGGAACTGGGCGGCAAGGCGCCTTTCATCGTTCTCGATGACGCCGACATCCCCGCCGCCGTCGCCGCCGCTGGCTTTGGCGCTTACATGAACCAAGGCCAGATCTGCATGTCGACCGAGCGCATCATCGTCATGGATGAGATCGCTGATGCCTTCGTTTCGGCTTTTGCCGAAAAGGTCGAAAGCCTCACTGCCGGAGACCCGCGCGAGGGCAAGGCGCCGCTTGGCAGCCTCGTCAACATGGGCGCTGCCGACCGCATCCGCGACCTCATCGAAGACGCCGTGCAGAAGGGCGCACGGCTGATCGGTGGCGGCGGCTCGCGCACCATCCTCAACGCCGCGGCGCTCGACGGGGTGACCCCGCAGATGCGCCTCTACACCGAAGAGAGCTTTGGCCCCGTCGCCTCGATCATCCGCGTTGGCAGCGTCGACGAGGCGGTGCGCGTGGCGAACGAAAGCGAATTTGGCCTGTCGGCAGCGGTCTTTGGCCGCGATCAGGCCCGCGCCATGGCCGTCGCCCGGCGCATCGAGAGTGGTATTTGCCACGTCAACGGCCCGACGGTTCATGACGAGGCGCAAATGCCCTTCGGCGGCGTGAAAGATTCAGGCTACGGTCGCTTTGGCGGCACGTGGGGAGTCGCCGAGTTCACCGAATTGCGCTGGCTGACGACGCAGGACGGTGATCTGCACTACCCGATCTGA
- a CDS encoding ABC transporter ATP-binding protein: MLEINNLRLTYGKHTALGGVSMAVDKGECVVILGANGAGKSSLLKAVGGVVRPASGLISHEGQDLAQVPAHEIVERGIALVPEGRGIFARMSVADNLALGCHPARARSGAEARRREVLDLFPRLAERQKQLAGTMSGGEQQMVAIARALMSNPDLLLLDEPSLGLAPIVTKEVFAALGRIRETGLTLLIVEQNVRASLALATRGYLLEAGRVVGGGSAAELQSDPAVQRAFLGGTSEPLKNEFI, from the coding sequence ATGCTTGAGATCAACAACCTGCGTCTGACCTACGGCAAGCACACCGCGCTTGGCGGGGTGAGCATGGCGGTGGACAAGGGCGAATGCGTGGTGATCCTCGGCGCCAATGGCGCGGGGAAATCCTCGCTGCTGAAGGCGGTGGGCGGCGTGGTTCGCCCGGCCTCGGGTCTCATCAGCCACGAGGGGCAGGATCTGGCGCAGGTGCCCGCGCATGAGATCGTCGAGCGCGGCATCGCGCTGGTCCCCGAAGGGCGCGGCATCTTCGCCCGGATGAGCGTCGCCGACAATCTCGCGCTTGGCTGCCACCCGGCGCGCGCGCGCAGCGGTGCCGAGGCACGCCGCCGCGAGGTGCTGGATCTGTTCCCGCGCCTGGCGGAGCGGCAGAAACAGCTTGCCGGCACCATGTCGGGCGGCGAGCAGCAGATGGTCGCCATCGCCCGCGCGCTGATGTCGAACCCCGATCTGCTGCTGCTCGACGAGCCCAGCCTCGGGCTTGCGCCCATCGTCACCAAGGAGGTCTTTGCCGCGCTCGGGCGCATCCGCGAGACCGGGCTGACGCTGCTGATCGTCGAACAGAACGTGCGCGCCAGCCTCGCCCTCGCCACCCGCGGCTACCTGCTGGAAGCCGGGCGCGTGGTCGGTGGTGGCAGCGCGGCAGAGTTGCAGAGCGATCCGGCGGTGCAGCGCGCCTTTCTGGGCGGCACCTCTGAACCTCTTAAAAACGAATTCATTTAA
- a CDS encoding ABC transporter ATP-binding protein — protein MSVLLETQGLTKRFGGLTAVNEVSLTVRRGEVLGLLGPNGSGKTTLMNLISGALKPTEGALVIDGRDHTGAPPHRIAKAGVARTFQLVKILPSLTLEENVMVPAAFGPDRLWGRALKTQVAECLDLVGLHARAGQQASELTYIDQKRLELARALAAAPKLLLLDEWLAGLNPTELHEGIHLIRELERTGITIVMVEHIMDAVRALCPRCAVMNSGTLIADGPTDQVLSDPHVVAAYLGEEDA, from the coding sequence ATGAGCGTGCTGCTGGAAACCCAAGGGCTCACCAAGCGGTTCGGCGGGCTGACGGCGGTGAACGAGGTCTCGCTCACCGTTCGGCGCGGCGAGGTTCTGGGGCTGCTGGGGCCGAACGGCTCGGGCAAGACCACGCTGATGAACCTCATCTCGGGCGCGCTGAAACCCACCGAGGGCGCGCTGGTCATCGACGGGCGCGACCACACCGGCGCCCCGCCCCACCGCATCGCGAAAGCGGGCGTGGCGCGGACCTTCCAGCTGGTGAAGATCCTGCCCTCTCTGACGCTGGAAGAGAACGTCATGGTGCCCGCCGCCTTTGGCCCGGACCGGCTCTGGGGGCGCGCGTTGAAGACGCAGGTGGCCGAGTGTCTCGATCTGGTCGGGCTGCACGCGCGCGCCGGGCAGCAGGCGTCAGAACTGACCTACATCGACCAAAAGCGGCTGGAACTGGCGCGCGCGCTGGCCGCCGCGCCCAAGCTGCTGCTGCTCGACGAATGGCTCGCCGGGCTCAACCCGACCGAGTTGCACGAGGGCATCCACCTGATCCGCGAGCTGGAGCGCACCGGCATCACCATCGTCATGGTCGAGCACATCATGGACGCGGTGCGCGCGCTCTGCCCGCGCTGCGCGGTGATGAACTCCGGCACACTGATCGCCGACGGCCCCACGGATCAAGTCCTGTCGGACCCGCATGTGGTCGCCGCTTATCTGGGAGAAGAGGATGCTTGA